A portion of the Bacillus thuringiensis genome contains these proteins:
- a CDS encoding TetR/AcrR family transcriptional regulator — MKNSTLSSRKHRSLETKKKLLHAGYTIFINNGFQKTTITQIIKHAETGYGTAYVYFKNKDDLLISLMEDVMNRFYNIAERSFSPQTKEEARIMIQNQVRAFLQLADEEQAILQVVEEAIGLSREIRQKWDEIRERFIKSIKQDITYSQESGLAQPNLNKEIVARGWFAMNESFLWTIMQNDKKINLEEIVYTLTEMYTTGLYK, encoded by the coding sequence TTGAAAAACTCTACTCTTTCATCAAGAAAACACCGCTCCTTAGAAACGAAGAAGAAACTATTACACGCTGGTTACACTATTTTTATAAATAACGGATTTCAAAAAACGACAATTACACAAATTATTAAACATGCAGAAACCGGTTACGGAACAGCATATGTATACTTCAAAAACAAAGATGATCTCCTAATTAGTTTAATGGAAGATGTTATGAATCGTTTTTATAATATCGCTGAGCGCTCTTTTTCTCCACAAACAAAAGAAGAAGCACGTATAATGATCCAAAATCAAGTTAGAGCATTCCTGCAATTAGCAGATGAAGAACAAGCTATTTTGCAAGTTGTAGAAGAAGCAATAGGATTATCAAGAGAAATACGTCAAAAATGGGATGAGATTCGGGAACGTTTTATAAAAAGCATTAAACAGGATATTACATACTCTCAAGAAAGTGGATTAGCACAACCTAATTTAAATAAAGAGATTGTAGCACGCGGTTGGTTCGCGATGAATGAATCGTTTCTTTGGACTATTATGCAAAATGATAAAAAGATTAACTTAGAGGAAATTGTGTATACGTTAACGGAGATGTATACGACCGGGTTATATAAATAA
- a CDS encoding DUF3977 family protein has translation MKYIEIGIGNKWFVRTETENKDGTEFEERGIIKPIYFESLYVRVWFRKTCLIFDTKERFKKVKKRRIEYKFIVGIVSRLDKEEVG, from the coding sequence GTGAAGTACATTGAAATTGGAATCGGGAATAAGTGGTTTGTTCGAACGGAAACTGAAAATAAAGATGGAACTGAATTTGAAGAACGAGGAATTATAAAACCTATTTATTTTGAGTCTTTATATGTACGAGTGTGGTTTCGGAAAACGTGTTTAATTTTTGATACGAAAGAAAGGTTTAAAAAGGTTAAGAAGAGGAGGATTGAATATAAATTTATAGTTGGAATTGTAAGTAGACTGGATAAAGAAGAAGTGGGCTAA
- a CDS encoding DeoR/GlpR family DNA-binding transcription regulator encodes MFTEERREKILELLNTDGRVIAKDLAERFDMSIDSIRRDLSIMEKDGLLKRTHGGAIELTRVRNLAVEPAKRYSDSSIYEDTIARVAASYIQEGDSIFIGGASVHNAMLKYLPEVSFTVITNSIEIVGYLREYKNIDTYLIGGKVKPSGNITDTLASELISRFSIDLYFSTGGGISLQGISTATPEVAYFSKRVSEIARKNICLAPHNKLGIDCFIRGESLKEIDLIITDEEASKETVQEFEKQGKQVVIAPLYSFERSLT; translated from the coding sequence ATGTTTACTGAAGAACGTCGAGAGAAAATTTTAGAACTACTTAATACAGATGGAAGGGTAATAGCAAAGGATCTTGCGGAAAGATTTGATATGTCTATTGATTCTATAAGAAGAGATTTGTCTATTATGGAAAAGGATGGTTTATTAAAAAGAACGCACGGAGGTGCAATTGAACTTACGCGAGTGAGAAACTTAGCTGTGGAACCAGCTAAGCGTTATAGTGATAGTTCAATATATGAGGACACAATCGCAAGAGTTGCAGCATCTTATATACAAGAAGGTGATTCGATTTTTATTGGTGGGGCTTCCGTTCATAATGCGATGCTGAAATATTTACCGGAAGTATCATTTACGGTTATTACGAATTCTATAGAAATAGTTGGTTATCTACGAGAATATAAGAATATTGATACGTATTTAATTGGCGGAAAAGTAAAACCTTCAGGGAATATTACTGATACACTTGCTTCTGAATTGATAAGTAGATTTTCTATTGATCTTTATTTCTCTACAGGTGGAGGCATTTCATTACAAGGTATTAGTACTGCAACACCTGAAGTTGCTTATTTTAGTAAAAGAGTAAGTGAAATTGCTAGAAAAAATATTTGTTTAGCCCCGCATAATAAACTTGGAATAGATTGTTTTATAAGAGGAGAGTCTCTAAAAGAAATTGACCTTATTATAACTGACGAAGAGGCTAGTAAAGAAACTGTTCAGGAATTTGAGAAACAAGGTAAACAAGTTGTAATAGCGCCATTATATTCATTTGAAAGGAGTTTGACATGA
- a CDS encoding DUF3953 domain-containing protein, producing the protein MNRILTILLAIIVMGYSIYSWNDDSKQSVLILQTLLGFMLVSLGVQNLKNNEKENRSIGIALLLVALFLIVVSLIKYFV; encoded by the coding sequence ATGAATAGGATCTTAACGATTTTACTTGCAATAATTGTAATGGGGTATTCTATTTATAGCTGGAATGATGATTCAAAACAGAGTGTACTAATTTTACAAACGCTTTTAGGGTTTATGTTAGTTAGCTTAGGTGTGCAAAATTTAAAAAATAACGAAAAAGAAAATAGAAGTATAGGGATTGCTTTACTACTCGTGGCTTTGTTTTTAATTGTTGTATCTTTAATAAAATATTTTGTATGA
- a CDS encoding Rrf2 family transcriptional regulator: MKYSKATNYALHTMLFLAKATPNKLVSVHQLAEMQNVSPTYLSKILTKLTKEGMIHSSSGPKGGYSLSKNWEDISFLDIIHAIEGKTSLFDCCLHDKPGCLINEAMLAAEEKMEEELRNQKIVDLAKKIKVDF; this comes from the coding sequence ATGAAATATTCTAAAGCTACAAATTATGCTCTTCATACAATGCTTTTTCTGGCAAAGGCCACACCAAATAAGTTAGTTAGTGTTCACCAATTAGCAGAAATGCAAAATGTTTCACCAACGTACTTGTCTAAAATACTAACTAAGTTGACAAAGGAAGGGATGATACATTCATCATCTGGTCCAAAGGGCGGTTACTCGCTTAGTAAGAATTGGGAAGATATTTCATTTTTAGATATTATACATGCAATTGAAGGGAAAACATCATTGTTTGACTGTTGTTTACATGACAAACCTGGATGTTTAATTAATGAGGCAATGCTCGCAGCAGAAGAGAAAATGGAAGAAGAGTTAAGAAATCAAAAAATCGTAGATCTTGCGAAAAAAATAAAAGTGGATTTTTAA
- the kynB gene encoding arylformamidase — protein sequence MKTSEWIDISQPLNNNIATWPGDTPFSYEVSWSKEESGSVNVGKLTMSIHTGTHIDAPFHFDNDGKKVLDLDVQVYVGPARIIDVSNLESIGKKELESFHLEGVERLLLRTSSHGKAEEFPNVIPHLRADIASFLSEKGIRLIGVDVPSVDPLDDKELAAHHQLFKHGIHILENVVLDHVADGDYELIALPLALTDADGSPVRAVIRPI from the coding sequence ATGAAAACATCAGAATGGATTGATATTTCACAACCGCTAAATAATAATATTGCAACGTGGCCAGGAGATACACCGTTCTCGTATGAAGTTTCATGGTCAAAAGAAGAAAGTGGCTCGGTAAATGTCGGAAAGTTAACGATGAGTATTCATACAGGCACTCATATTGATGCACCATTTCATTTTGATAATGATGGAAAGAAAGTATTGGATTTAGATGTTCAAGTGTATGTTGGCCCAGCACGGATTATTGACGTTTCTAATCTTGAAAGCATCGGGAAAAAGGAATTAGAAAGCTTTCATTTAGAAGGTGTAGAACGATTATTATTACGTACATCTTCACATGGAAAAGCTGAAGAATTTCCAAATGTGATCCCTCATTTACGTGCAGACATAGCGTCGTTTCTTTCAGAGAAAGGTATTCGTTTAATCGGAGTAGATGTACCATCAGTTGATCCGCTAGATGATAAAGAATTAGCAGCGCATCATCAATTATTTAAACATGGAATTCATATTTTAGAAAATGTCGTACTAGATCATGTAGCAGACGGTGATTATGAACTTATTGCATTACCACTTGCATTAACTGATGCAGATGGAAGTCCAGTTCGAGCCGTTATTAGACCAATATAA
- a CDS encoding GNAT family N-acetyltransferase: MIVKEQEFHINGLTYTIRSAAEKDADQLSKIRVQIDGETENMDRDAGEGFIDNLGFQKIIKTDSEETKNLFLVAEVHNRIVGFSRCEGSNFKRLSHKVEFGVCILKEFWGYKMGNSLLQQSIKWADENAVNKISLQVLETNEKAIHLYKKLGFEVEGVLKNDKRLSDGKYYNTVVMGRFTDTFHKRGEEVCFTEGSTM, encoded by the coding sequence ATGATTGTAAAAGAGCAAGAGTTTCATATAAATGGATTAACTTATACAATTCGTTCTGCAGCTGAGAAAGATGCTGACCAGTTATCGAAAATTAGAGTTCAGATTGATGGAGAAACTGAAAATATGGATAGAGATGCTGGAGAGGGATTTATAGATAATCTAGGATTTCAAAAAATAATAAAAACAGATAGTGAAGAGACGAAGAATCTCTTTTTAGTTGCAGAAGTGCACAATCGAATCGTTGGATTTTCAAGGTGTGAAGGATCAAATTTTAAGAGATTATCTCATAAAGTGGAGTTTGGCGTTTGCATTTTAAAAGAGTTTTGGGGATATAAAATGGGTAATAGCCTATTACAACAATCTATTAAATGGGCTGACGAAAATGCAGTAAATAAAATATCTTTACAAGTATTAGAGACAAACGAGAAAGCTATTCATCTTTATAAAAAATTAGGTTTTGAAGTAGAAGGCGTTTTGAAAAATGACAAAAGACTATCGGACGGAAAGTATTATAATACGGTAGTGATGGGAAGGTTTACTGATACTTTTCATAAAAGAGGTGAAGAAGTATGTTTTACAGAAGGAAGTACTATGTAG
- a CDS encoding SRPBCC family protein: protein MSFAIEIVIKAPLDIVCDYIIEDEKIKEWNTFIIENRYPSNMDKENPRVGDKYITVQKVGKKIFEAEVEILEYDAPHIISLGSEMKQGYSAMTYMLEEDEEGTALTLISEYEPSNFYYKMMYKLTGWISRGLTMEQMERLAECVEAAYHKED, encoded by the coding sequence ATGAGTTTTGCAATTGAAATAGTAATAAAAGCACCATTGGATATTGTATGTGACTACATAATAGAAGATGAAAAAATAAAAGAATGGAATACGTTTATAATAGAAAATCGCTATCCTTCAAATATGGATAAAGAGAATCCACGTGTAGGAGATAAATATATTACTGTTCAAAAAGTCGGTAAGAAAATATTCGAGGCTGAAGTAGAAATCCTTGAATACGATGCACCGCATATTATTTCACTTGGTAGTGAAATGAAGCAAGGATATTCAGCAATGACTTATATGTTAGAAGAAGATGAGGAAGGTACAGCACTAACATTAATTTCAGAATATGAACCTAGTAATTTTTATTATAAAATGATGTATAAGTTAACAGGCTGGATTTCACGAGGTTTAACTATGGAACAAATGGAACGTCTAGCAGAATGTGTAGAAGCTGCTTATCATAAAGAAGATTGA
- a CDS encoding arylamine N-acetyltransferase — MSQEKLVNKFLSFLGATKQPTSLKFLNELIKAHQEKVKWETLTKIIDWEKGNETEDYFPYIETYINRITTKGLGGTCWTHSIGFHWLLSNLGFNVHYMYMDPGHLCLRVNLDQPYYVDVGYCAPLFQAYPLYESFQVSTVRETFTYQVSNKEIHITRDPGPTKSLITEPIQLTSMKKQIIKSNDWRTSPVLKKIQIFGYVDSVPTSINGNVLKQYFADEKMEHILSTPELTYWITKKFCIDKEIYERAIKIFNEKSSNSKSVTHEIE, encoded by the coding sequence ATGTCACAAGAAAAACTTGTAAACAAGTTTCTATCGTTTTTAGGTGCTACAAAACAACCTACTAGCTTAAAGTTTTTAAATGAGCTTATTAAAGCTCATCAAGAAAAGGTAAAGTGGGAAACGCTTACTAAAATAATTGACTGGGAAAAAGGTAATGAAACAGAGGATTATTTTCCTTACATTGAGACATACATAAACCGTATTACAACAAAAGGTCTCGGGGGTACTTGTTGGACGCACTCAATTGGATTCCATTGGTTATTATCAAATCTTGGTTTTAATGTTCATTATATGTATATGGATCCCGGACATTTATGCTTACGGGTTAACTTAGACCAACCTTATTATGTTGATGTTGGTTATTGTGCACCCTTATTCCAAGCTTACCCACTTTATGAATCATTTCAAGTAAGTACTGTAAGAGAAACTTTCACTTATCAAGTATCAAATAAGGAAATTCATATTACTAGAGATCCTGGTCCAACAAAATCCTTAATTACAGAACCGATACAATTAACAAGTATGAAAAAACAAATTATAAAATCTAATGATTGGCGTACATCTCCTGTATTAAAAAAGATTCAGATTTTCGGTTATGTTGACAGTGTCCCAACTTCTATTAATGGGAATGTATTAAAGCAATATTTCGCAGATGAGAAAATGGAACATATCCTTAGCACTCCTGAACTTACTTATTGGATAACAAAAAAGTTTTGTATTGATAAAGAAATATATGAAAGAGCTATTAAGATTTTCAATGAAAAATCTTCAAACAGTAAAAGCGTTACTCATGAGATTGAGTAA
- a CDS encoding class I SAM-dependent methyltransferase: MMNNFWNDRYKSDEYFYGEEPNTFIKEQAFRLANHNKVIAFAEGEGRNAVFLARQGNEVTAIDYSEDGLEKTKKLAEKHNVNVHTKKVDLLADSLPENEYDAAIMVFGHFHDDYKKMILGKMIQTIKPGGLIMFEVYSKKQINYSTGGPKDVDMLYDPIDILTWCEEHKVIHFFNGEQERVEGKGHTGLADVIQVVIRKLI; encoded by the coding sequence ATGATGAATAATTTTTGGAATGATCGATATAAATCAGATGAATATTTTTACGGGGAAGAACCTAATACATTTATTAAAGAACAAGCATTTCGTTTAGCAAATCACAATAAAGTAATAGCATTTGCGGAGGGAGAAGGTAGAAATGCTGTATTTCTAGCAAGACAAGGGAACGAAGTAACAGCTATTGATTATTCGGAAGATGGATTAGAAAAGACAAAAAAATTGGCAGAGAAGCATAACGTAAACGTGCATACAAAAAAAGTAGATTTATTAGCTGATAGTTTGCCAGAAAATGAATATGATGCAGCAATTATGGTATTTGGACATTTTCATGATGATTATAAAAAAATGATATTAGGTAAAATGATACAAACGATAAAGCCTGGTGGATTAATTATGTTTGAAGTTTACTCAAAAAAACAAATAAACTATAGTACTGGTGGACCAAAAGATGTTGATATGCTGTATGATCCAATTGATATCCTTACTTGGTGTGAAGAACATAAGGTAATTCATTTTTTTAATGGAGAACAAGAGCGAGTTGAAGGGAAAGGGCACACTGGTTTAGCTGATGTTATTCAAGTTGTTATTAGAAAATTAATATAA
- the kynU gene encoding kynureninase, producing MYKEPFQPTYEYALECDKHDELKDFQTEFYKKEGTIYLDGNSLGLLSKRAEKSLLTLLDSWKEYGIDGWTEGEHPWFFLSEKLGKLTAPLIGALPEETIVTGSTTTNIHQVIATFYEPKGIRTKILADELTFPSDIYALQSQIRLKGLDPEEHLVRVKSRDGRTLSEEDIIHAMEDDIALILLPSVLYRSGQILDMKRLTTEAHKRGIHIGFDLCHSIGSIPHHFKDWDVDFAVWCNYKYLNAGPGGVAGLYVNNKHFNRLPGLSGWFSSRKDKQFDMEHTLTAADHAGAYQIGTPHVLSTAPLIGSLEIFKDAGIERLREKSLHITRYMLNLIDHELKDFEFTIGNPLEDESRGGHIYLEHTEAARICKALKANGVIPDFRAPNGVRLAPVALYNTYEEVWKSVQILKKIMENEEYKQFENKREVVA from the coding sequence ATGTATAAAGAACCATTTCAACCAACTTATGAGTATGCGCTTGAATGTGATAAACATGATGAACTGAAAGATTTTCAAACTGAATTCTATAAAAAAGAAGGTACTATATATTTAGATGGAAACTCATTAGGGCTACTTTCAAAAAGAGCAGAGAAATCATTACTTACGTTGCTAGATTCGTGGAAAGAATATGGAATTGACGGCTGGACTGAAGGTGAGCACCCGTGGTTCTTCCTTTCAGAGAAATTAGGTAAACTTACAGCCCCTCTTATTGGAGCTTTACCGGAGGAAACTATTGTAACCGGTTCTACGACTACAAATATACACCAAGTTATTGCGACGTTTTATGAGCCGAAAGGAATTCGTACAAAAATACTTGCGGATGAATTGACTTTCCCGTCAGATATTTATGCACTTCAAAGTCAAATTCGTTTAAAAGGATTAGATCCAGAGGAGCATCTAGTAAGAGTGAAAAGCCGAGATGGTAGAACACTTTCTGAAGAAGATATTATTCATGCGATGGAAGATGATATCGCTTTAATTTTATTACCTTCTGTTTTATATAGAAGTGGTCAAATTCTGGATATGAAACGTTTAACAACGGAAGCTCATAAACGCGGCATTCATATCGGATTTGATTTATGCCATTCAATAGGATCTATTCCGCATCATTTCAAAGATTGGGATGTCGATTTTGCTGTTTGGTGCAATTATAAATATTTAAATGCAGGACCGGGTGGTGTTGCAGGACTTTATGTAAATAATAAACATTTTAATAGACTGCCAGGATTATCTGGATGGTTTAGTTCTAGAAAAGATAAGCAGTTTGATATGGAGCATACATTAACCGCGGCTGATCATGCAGGTGCTTATCAAATTGGTACACCTCACGTATTAAGTACAGCACCATTAATTGGTTCTCTTGAAATTTTCAAAGATGCTGGTATTGAACGTTTACGCGAGAAGTCTTTACATATTACGAGATACATGTTGAATTTAATTGATCATGAATTAAAAGATTTCGAATTTACAATTGGAAATCCATTAGAGGATGAAAGTCGAGGCGGGCACATTTATTTAGAGCATACAGAAGCAGCACGTATATGTAAAGCGCTAAAGGCAAATGGAGTAATCCCAGATTTTAGAGCACCAAATGGAGTGAGACTCGCGCCAGTCGCTTTATATAACACATACGAAGAAGTGTGGAAATCTGTACAGATATTAAAGAAAATTATGGAAAATGAAGAGTATAAGCAGTTTGAAAATAAGCGAGAGGTTGTGGCATAA
- a CDS encoding NIPSNAP family protein yields MFYRRKYYVVKNEFIEVFNDHFNNTNLPNQLKHGSKLIGRWMKDNKNGTSEVFAIWEYDSYEQYKEIESKIRSDERHIRRIHEWYENHGGKEYVLQEYIVEMKNEELVCTVK; encoded by the coding sequence ATGTTTTACAGAAGGAAGTACTATGTAGTGAAAAATGAATTCATAGAAGTATTTAATGATCATTTCAATAACACGAACTTACCTAATCAATTAAAGCATGGTTCTAAGCTAATAGGACGCTGGATGAAAGATAATAAGAATGGTACGTCTGAAGTATTTGCCATATGGGAATATGATAGTTATGAACAGTATAAAGAAATAGAATCGAAAATTAGAAGTGACGAGAGGCATATTAGAAGAATACATGAATGGTATGAAAACCATGGCGGGAAAGAATATGTTTTACAGGAGTACATAGTAGAGATGAAAAATGAAGAGTTAGTATGTACTGTAAAGTAA
- a CDS encoding DUF4085 domain-containing protein produces the protein MKYFTREWYKKMQVLEFVSFIESIKEWSEIDIQSLKEEIEERKIDLLKFLPESIYSIIQNITINSEYPSGELKKRMQEWTTDYEKRVAQLDQSYVEYFNSIEKKLPSNVAQLHKTSLHDSVMKVIKRESEDTLSIVLDCSGTFSEFDKLEVTFIGVTKCSMPENFESAWWLYHEIALTEDGFELGVLFDSPFREVTICAADVLLVKK, from the coding sequence TTGAAATATTTTACAAGAGAATGGTATAAAAAAATGCAAGTTTTAGAATTTGTAAGTTTTATAGAGTCTATAAAAGAATGGTCAGAAATAGATATACAAAGTTTAAAGGAAGAAATAGAGGAAAGGAAAATAGATTTATTAAAATTCCTTCCTGAATCGATATACTCAATTATACAAAACATCACAATTAATTCAGAATACCCATCAGGTGAACTGAAAAAACGTATGCAAGAGTGGACAACAGATTATGAGAAAAGAGTGGCACAATTAGATCAATCATACGTAGAATATTTTAATTCCATTGAGAAAAAACTTCCGTCAAATGTCGCTCAGTTACACAAGACATCACTACACGATAGTGTAATGAAAGTAATAAAGAGAGAATCAGAAGATACTTTGTCTATCGTATTAGATTGCAGTGGTACTTTTAGTGAATTTGATAAACTTGAAGTAACCTTTATAGGAGTAACAAAGTGTTCTATGCCGGAAAACTTTGAAAGTGCTTGGTGGCTATATCATGAAATAGCTCTTACTGAAGATGGTTTTGAACTAGGTGTTTTATTTGACTCTCCATTTAGAGAAGTGACGATTTGCGCAGCAGATGTATTACTTGTGAAGAAATAA
- a CDS encoding NUDIX hydrolase yields the protein MSMSLYYKKIREQLGHELIFMPSVAAVIKNGQGDILFQYPGGEYWSLPAGAIELGETPEEAVVREVWEETGLKVQVKKQKGVFGGERFRHIYPNGDQVEYIVVVFECEITSGKLKSIDGESLKLQYFSFSEKPTLALPYPDNIFL from the coding sequence ATGTCAATGTCGCTATATTATAAAAAAATCCGTGAGCAATTAGGACATGAACTAATATTCATGCCAAGTGTAGCTGCTGTTATAAAAAATGGGCAGGGAGATATTTTGTTTCAATATCCTGGCGGGGAATACTGGAGTTTGCCAGCTGGAGCAATTGAACTTGGTGAAACTCCAGAAGAAGCGGTAGTTCGTGAAGTGTGGGAAGAAACGGGTTTGAAAGTGCAAGTAAAAAAACAAAAAGGGGTATTTGGAGGGGAAAGGTTCCGTCATATATATCCGAATGGCGATCAAGTAGAATATATTGTTGTTGTGTTTGAATGTGAAATTACTAGTGGAAAACTGAAATCGATAGATGGTGAATCTTTAAAACTACAATATTTCTCATTTTCTGAAAAGCCTACTTTAGCACTACCATACCCAGATAATATATTTTTATAG
- a CDS encoding sigma-54-dependent Fis family transcriptional regulator has protein sequence MLASPFYLHTWKKFINEGVLDSNRINERISESWHRCKQANVNPHMNKDQKILSSNIFQDQKKKSEIFLNIAIPQIQNMRKTIDELQMMALLIDPDGYVLSLSGNKQTLKRAKHINFIEGVKWTEAAVGTNAIGTALEIEEAIMISGTEHYSVASHSWSCAAAPIHNDDGKLIGVLDFSCPIEFSHPYMLGMVTSIAHAIERECSIRVHQNELHLIHRFLDVIDSDEQVVICNHRDVIVSASKSVRERINNWSRMKLEELMHHGLETKLEIPVYSNERMIGKCMYLKENKQMNTYSALTFIKGITFPGVTGTSKAFQHTLEEIKLVSPTEASVYVCGETGVGKEYVARAIHENSPRKDGPFIAVNCGSLPKELMESELFGYAEGAFTGARRQGYKGKFEQANGGTLFLDEIGEVPPEMQVALLRVLQERTITPIGSSKEVPVNIRIITATHKDLLRLVEEGKFRQDLYYRLHVYPLYVPSLIERKEDIPYFIQHFCERKNWNVVFPKSICNQFIQHTWPGNIRELVNALERIYILSQGREICEKQVALLIQTMMGNQQQLELQVENKTEHTLNFREKIQRDSMIEALQKTNGNVSLAAKLLDVPRSTFYKRMQKYKL, from the coding sequence ATGTTAGCTTCACCGTTTTACTTACATACATGGAAAAAGTTTATTAATGAAGGAGTCCTTGATTCGAACCGTATAAACGAAAGAATTTCAGAGTCATGGCATCGATGTAAACAAGCAAATGTGAATCCTCACATGAATAAAGACCAGAAAATTTTGTCTTCTAATATTTTTCAAGATCAAAAGAAAAAGAGTGAAATCTTCCTAAATATCGCAATCCCTCAAATACAAAATATGAGAAAAACCATTGATGAACTACAAATGATGGCATTATTAATCGATCCAGATGGTTATGTTCTATCGTTAAGTGGAAATAAACAAACGTTAAAGCGAGCGAAACATATTAATTTTATTGAAGGTGTAAAATGGACGGAAGCAGCTGTGGGGACAAACGCAATAGGAACAGCGCTAGAAATTGAAGAAGCTATTATGATAAGTGGTACTGAACATTACTCCGTGGCATCTCATAGCTGGAGTTGTGCGGCTGCTCCCATTCATAATGATGACGGGAAATTAATTGGTGTTCTAGATTTCTCCTGTCCAATTGAATTTTCGCATCCATATATGCTCGGTATGGTAACTTCAATTGCACATGCGATAGAACGTGAATGTAGCATAAGAGTTCATCAAAATGAATTACACTTAATTCATCGTTTTTTAGATGTCATTGATAGTGATGAACAAGTAGTTATTTGTAATCATCGTGATGTTATCGTTTCTGCGAGTAAGAGCGTTCGTGAACGAATAAATAATTGGTCAAGAATGAAACTTGAAGAGTTAATGCACCATGGATTAGAAACTAAATTAGAGATACCAGTATATAGTAATGAAAGAATGATTGGGAAATGTATGTATTTAAAGGAAAACAAACAAATGAATACATATTCTGCTCTCACATTTATAAAAGGAATTACTTTTCCAGGAGTTACTGGGACAAGCAAAGCATTTCAACACACACTAGAAGAAATTAAGCTTGTTTCACCGACTGAGGCTAGTGTGTATGTATGTGGTGAGACAGGAGTGGGAAAGGAATATGTCGCGAGAGCGATTCATGAAAATAGTCCAAGAAAAGACGGGCCCTTTATAGCTGTTAACTGCGGTTCTTTGCCTAAAGAATTAATGGAAAGTGAATTGTTCGGTTATGCTGAAGGGGCATTTACAGGTGCGCGACGTCAAGGATATAAAGGGAAATTTGAACAAGCGAATGGAGGAACATTATTTTTAGATGAAATTGGTGAAGTACCACCAGAGATGCAAGTAGCATTATTGCGTGTTTTACAAGAACGTACAATAACTCCAATAGGAAGTTCAAAAGAGGTACCAGTAAATATTCGTATTATTACTGCCACACATAAAGATTTACTACGGTTAGTAGAAGAAGGGAAATTCCGTCAAGATTTATATTATCGTTTGCACGTTTATCCGTTATATGTTCCATCGTTAATAGAAAGAAAAGAGGATATCCCATATTTTATACAACACTTTTGCGAACGGAAGAATTGGAATGTTGTATTTCCGAAGAGTATTTGCAATCAATTTATACAACATACATGGCCCGGAAATATTCGAGAACTAGTAAATGCATTAGAACGTATTTACATTTTGTCGCAAGGACGGGAAATATGCGAAAAACAAGTCGCTCTTTTGATACAAACAATGATGGGAAATCAACAACAACTTGAGTTACAAGTTGAAAATAAAACCGAACATACATTGAATTTTCGCGAAAAAATACAGCGTGATAGCATGATTGAAGCATTACAAAAGACAAACGGAAATGTTTCATTAGCTGCAAAACTATTAGATGTACCCCGTAGTACATTTTATAAACGAATGCAAAAATATAAGTTATAA